Proteins from a single region of Limosilactobacillus fermentum:
- a CDS encoding amino acid permease, translated as MSKEIKNKVGLGGLVTLIIGGTIGSGIFALPATMTANANPLGILIGWAIVAVGMFALTSVYRNLTLQQPEIDDGIYGWSKALFGHLGGFIANYGHGIGDAVGNASYLTVIFSAFGGFTLFRFFGDGTTWPAVVAASVLLWLITFLVAQGVKDSTVVNNVTTVIKIIPLAAFIILALLNFHAPTFWASFASTRVFDAGSHHWHQVSIFAQSKSVLLSAMWTLIGLESATIYATRAKRLSDVAKATTLGSLAIILLLVGTSVLSLGLLAPSQISQLHTPSMAGLMAQMVGNWGSTLINACLIVSVTGALLAWITLCSEEIRLTGRSGSATKWLNRLNNHEAPQNALLVTSGLTQALMIVAGCSNAGYLVLLKFATSLSIVPYLFVSLYAVKSVLAGTGFAQRSRAERVRSGIAALLALAFTVFMLYGAGLQYLLLSAIVWETGFWFFYQGKKEQQRPFTIVEKITWLAITLMALAGIYGLVSGTINF; from the coding sequence ATGAGTAAGGAAATCAAAAATAAGGTTGGTTTAGGGGGGCTCGTCACCCTGATTATTGGCGGAACGATCGGCTCGGGGATCTTTGCCCTGCCGGCCACCATGACGGCCAACGCTAACCCGCTCGGCATCTTAATCGGGTGGGCAATCGTGGCGGTGGGAATGTTTGCCTTGACCAGCGTCTACCGCAACCTCACCCTCCAGCAACCGGAAATCGACGACGGGATCTACGGTTGGTCCAAGGCCCTCTTTGGTCACCTCGGCGGCTTCATTGCCAATTACGGCCACGGAATCGGCGACGCAGTCGGTAACGCCTCGTACCTGACCGTTATCTTTTCGGCCTTCGGTGGCTTTACCCTCTTCCGCTTCTTTGGTGACGGGACCACCTGGCCGGCGGTGGTCGCCGCCTCCGTCCTCTTGTGGCTAATCACCTTCTTGGTTGCCCAGGGGGTTAAGGACAGTACGGTGGTTAACAACGTCACCACCGTGATCAAGATCATCCCCCTGGCTGCCTTTATCATCTTAGCCTTACTCAACTTCCACGCCCCGACCTTCTGGGCGTCCTTTGCCTCCACCAGGGTTTTCGACGCCGGTAGCCACCACTGGCACCAGGTCTCAATTTTTGCCCAGTCCAAATCCGTCCTCTTATCGGCGATGTGGACGCTGATTGGCCTGGAATCGGCCACGATTTACGCCACCCGGGCCAAACGCCTGTCAGACGTGGCCAAGGCAACCACCCTCGGCTCCTTAGCCATTATCCTCCTCTTGGTCGGGACCAGCGTTTTATCGCTCGGCTTACTGGCGCCCAGCCAGATCAGCCAACTTCACACCCCCTCGATGGCCGGCTTAATGGCTCAGATGGTCGGCAACTGGGGGAGCACCCTGATTAACGCCTGCCTAATCGTTTCGGTCACTGGGGCCCTGCTCGCATGGATCACCCTGTGTTCCGAAGAAATCCGTTTGACCGGGCGCTCCGGGTCGGCAACCAAGTGGTTAAACCGCCTAAATAATCACGAAGCCCCGCAAAACGCCCTGCTGGTCACCTCGGGGTTAACCCAGGCGTTAATGATCGTGGCTGGTTGTTCCAACGCCGGTTACCTGGTCCTCTTGAAGTTTGCCACCTCGCTTTCGATCGTTCCCTACCTGTTCGTTTCCCTTTACGCCGTCAAGAGCGTCTTGGCGGGCACCGGGTTTGCCCAGCGTTCCCGTGCCGAACGGGTGCGGTCCGGGATCGCCGCTTTATTAGCCCTGGCCTTTACGGTCTTCATGCTCTACGGGGCCGGCTTACAGTACCTCTTGTTGAGCGCGATCGTCTGGGAAACCGGCTTTTGGTTCTTTTACCAGGGGAAAAAAGAACAGCAACGCCCCTTCACCATCGTAGAAAAAATAACCTGGCTTGCCATTACCCTGATGGCGCTGGCCGGGATATACGGCTTGGTTTCTGGCACCATTAACTTTTAA
- a CDS encoding branched-chain amino acid aminotransferase yields the protein MTKTRVEDLDWNNLGFEYHDLPYSWTEEFKDGQWQGGHLTTESTLTLNEAAEVLHYGQEVFEGLKAYRTKDGQVNLFRPDQNAKRMVNSAKRMMMEPYPEEKFLEAVKAVVKANQEFVPPYGSGGTLYLRPFMVGTQPVVGVVPSNTYTFRVYATPVGAYVKGLNPVPFTVSKYDRAAYAGTGQAKTAGNYAGSLLPEMEAKKAGFADCLFLDPREHKYVDEFSGANFFGVTKDGQFVTPKSESILPSVTKRSLLQVAAELGLNPVEKQLEVDHLDDLAEAGAMGTAAVISPVGSLTYKGKKQVFYSETETGPVTTKLYNYLIGVQNGDVEDKFGWVVPVDLD from the coding sequence ATGACAAAGACCCGCGTAGAAGACTTAGACTGGAACAACCTTGGCTTTGAATACCACGACCTCCCCTACAGCTGGACGGAGGAATTCAAGGACGGCCAGTGGCAAGGTGGCCACCTGACGACCGAATCAACTTTAACCCTGAACGAAGCCGCCGAGGTCCTCCACTACGGCCAGGAGGTCTTTGAGGGCCTCAAGGCTTACCGGACCAAGGACGGCCAGGTCAACCTTTTCCGCCCCGACCAAAACGCCAAGCGGATGGTTAACTCGGCCAAGCGGATGATGATGGAACCCTACCCGGAAGAGAAGTTCTTAGAAGCGGTCAAGGCCGTCGTTAAGGCCAACCAGGAATTTGTCCCGCCGTACGGTTCCGGCGGCACCCTTTACCTGCGCCCCTTCATGGTCGGCACCCAGCCGGTGGTCGGTGTGGTACCGTCCAACACCTATACCTTCCGCGTTTACGCCACCCCGGTTGGCGCCTACGTCAAGGGACTAAACCCGGTACCATTCACGGTTTCCAAGTACGACCGGGCCGCTTACGCCGGGACCGGGCAAGCTAAGACGGCCGGTAACTACGCCGGCTCCCTCCTGCCGGAAATGGAAGCCAAGAAGGCCGGCTTTGCCGACTGCCTCTTCCTAGACCCGCGCGAGCACAAGTACGTTGACGAATTCTCAGGTGCCAACTTCTTTGGGGTCACTAAGGACGGCCAGTTCGTAACGCCTAAATCGGAGTCAATCCTGCCATCGGTCACCAAGCGCTCGTTGCTACAAGTGGCTGCAGAACTGGGGCTTAACCCGGTCGAAAAGCAACTGGAAGTCGACCACTTAGACGACCTGGCCGAAGCCGGCGCAATGGGGACGGCCGCCGTCATCTCCCCGGTGGGTTCCCTAACCTATAAGGGGAAAAAGCAGGTCTTTTATTCCGAAACCGAAACCGGTCCGGTGACGACCAAGCTGTATAACTACTTAATCGGCGTCCAAAACGGCGACGTCGAAGACAAGTTTGGCTGGGTGGTGCCCGTCGACCTAGATTAG